Part of the Rhizobiales bacterium NRL2 genome is shown below.
AAGGCTGGGACGGCGTGCCCTGGCGACGCGAGCGCCTGGCGGAGGAACTGGCGGCGCGGCGCGGCGACGGCACCGCGGATGCCTGGATCGCCGAGACCTCGGCGCAGTGCGAAGACGTGCTGGCGAAGGTGAGGTCGGCCGCGAAGACGACGGGGTAGACGGCGGCCGGAAACCCGGCCCTGCGGATCTTCAGCCGAAGGTCAGGTCGCCCTTCTCCAGCGGCGCGAAATAGGCGTCCACATCCGCATCGGTTACGCCCTCCAGCGTCGGCGGATCCCATTTCGGCGACTGGTCCTTGTCGACCACGGTCGCGCGTGTGCCTTCATAGAAGTCGTGGCCCGCGATGATGCGGTTCACCATGCGCCATTCCATGACCATGCAGTCGCGGAAGTCGCGGCGGGCGCCCTCGCGCACCTGGCGCAGCGCCACCTTGCTGGAGGTCGGCGACTTGGCGCGGATGGTCTTCGCCTGCTTCGCCGCCCATTCGCCGCCTTCGGACTCCAGCGCGGCGACGATCTCCTCCACCGTTGCGCCGGCGAAGCAGCGGTCGATCACGTCGCGGGCCTCGGCCAGCGGCGCCGCGCCCGGATCCTCGACGAAGCCGGCGATGGTCGCGCCGACATGCTCGTGGCTGCCGTCGGTGCCTTCCAGCGCCGTGGCCAGCGCTTCCAGCTTCGCCGCCGGCACGTAATGATCGGCGACACCGGCGTAGAGGCAGTCGGCGGCCTTCAGCCGCGCGCCGGTCAGCGCCAGATACTCGCCGACGCGCCCCGGGCAGCGCGACAGGAAGAAGGAGCCGCCGACGTCGGGGAACAGGCCGATCCCGGTTTCCGGCATGGCGAACATGACATTCTCGGTGGCGATACGGTGGCTGCCGGGGATCGACACGCCGCAGCCGCCGCCCATGACGATGCCGTTCAGAAAGCTGATCCACGGCTTGGGGTAGTAGTGGATGTCCGCGTTGAGGCGGTATTCGTCGTGGTAGAAGTCGTACGGATACTGTCCGCCCGCGCGGCCCTCGTCATAGAGCTTGCGGATATCGCCGCCGGCGCAGAAGGCCTTTTCGCCGGCGCCCTGAATCAGCACCGCCTTCACGCCATCGTCCCTCGCCCAGTCCCGGACCTGCGGATGCATGGCCACGACCATTTCGTGGGTCAGGGCGTTCAGCGCCTTCGGCCGGTTCAGCAGGATGGTGCCCAGCGCGCCCTTGCGCCCGAAGACGATCTCGTCATCCGTATCGGTCATCGTTTCATTCTCCCCCGACGCCTTCGCGCGGTTTCCCCTTTCAACCTGACGCCCTCGGACCTGATCCGAGGGCCTGTGTCGTGGCGGCTCCGGTTCACAGATCCTCCCCGGAACGGGGTCCGGGGCAGGCTCGTCGAGCCCGAGGACGACAGGTGATTCAATCGCTCGGCGGGCCGGCCAGCCCATCCATCCCCGGCCCGCCTGTTCATTAGCCGTCGAGCAGTTTCCGGCTGATCACCACGCGCATGATCTCGTTGGTGCCTTCCAGGATCTGGTGGACGCGGCAGTCGCGCAGATAGCGCTCGATCGGATGGTCCATCAGGTATCCGTAGCCGCCGTGCAGCTGCAGGGCCTGATTGCAGATGTCGAAGCCCGCGTCGGTGGCGAAGCGCTTGGCCATGGCGCAGGCCTGGGTCTTGTCGGGCGCGTCGGCGTCCAGCTTCGCGGCGGCGCCGCGGATCATGTAGCGCGCGGCTTCCAGCTCGGTCGCCATGTCGGCCAGCCGGAACTGCGTGTTCTGGAAATCGGCGATGGCGCGGCCGAACTGCTTGCGGTCCTTCACATAGTCGACCGTCCGCTCCAGGCAGGCGCGCGCCGCGCCGAGGGAGCAGGCGCCGATATTGATGCGCCCGCCGTCCAGGCCGGCCATGGCGATGCGGAAACCCTGGCCCTCGTCGCCGACGCGGTTCTCGACGGGCACGCGGCAGTCGTCGAACAGCACCATCGCCGTCGGCTGGGAATTCCAGCCCATCTTGCGCTCCTGCGCCCCGAAGCTGATGCCGGGCGCGTCCTTCGGAATGGCGAGGCAGGTGACGCCGCCCGCGCCCTCCTCGCCGGTGCGGACCATGGTGACGTAGACGTCGGCACGGCCGCCGCCGGAGATGAAGGCCTTGGCGCCGTTGATGACGTATTCGTCGCCCTCGCGCACCGCCTTCGTCTTCAGGCTGGCGGCGTCGGAGCCCGCGCCCGGCTCCGTCAGGCAGTAGCTGGCGAAGTGCTCCATGGTGCAGAGCTTCGGCAGGAACTTCTCCCGCACCGCATCGCCGCCGAAGCGGTCGATCATCCAGGCGGCCATGTTGTGGATCGAGACATAGGCGGCGGTCGACGTGCAGCCGGCGGCCAGTTCCTCGAAGATGATGGCGGCGTCCAGCCGGGTCAGCGCCGAGCCGCCATGCGCCTCGCCGACATAGATGCCGGCGAAGCCCAGCGCCGCCGCCTGGCGCAGCGTGTCCTCGGGAAAGATCTTGTCCGCGTCCCATTTCGCGGCATGGGGCGCCATCTCGGCTTCCGCGAAGCTGCGCGCGGCGTCCTGAAAGGCGAGCTGATCCTCGGTCAGCGCCTGCGTCATCTCATCCTCCCCGAATGCCGTCTCTCCCCTGCCGCCACGAAATAGTCGAGCCCGCCGGGGCGGTCAACGCGCGCGGGCGGGCGCCGGGAGATCAACGGGTCGGTGCGGATCTCGCGCAGCAGCTTGCGGCGCATCGCGGCGGCGAAGGCGTCATAGTCGGCCGCCACCTCCACGAAGGCGCCATAGCCGCCGATCACCTGCTCTCGGTAGTAGCGCTCGATACCGGGCTCCTGGCTCAGGATCGGCAGCCCGTTGATGACGATGCCGCCGGCGATGACGTCCTCGCGCGCGCCCTGGACAGCGGGCGCGTCGGTGTTGCGTCCGTCGCCCGATATGTCGATCACCCGCCGGCCGGCGGGCCATGGCAGGTTCTCGAACTGGCTGGCCGCATAGAGCAGGGCCTGACCGATGGCGGTGCCGCCGGCGGAGAAATAGCGCGGCGTCAGCTCCACGTCGCGGGCCAGCGTCTCGATCCCCTCCGGCGAGTCCACCGCGCGCCAGTCCAGCGCCTGACGGACCTGGCCGGGGCCCGACCATTGCACCAGGGTGAAGGCCACGCGGCCGCTGGGCCCCCCGGTGATCGCCCGCGCCACTTCCCCGTCGCGCAGGGCCTGGGCGATGCCGTCCATCTGCAGACCGAACTCGCCAT
Proteins encoded:
- a CDS encoding enoyl-CoA hydratase — its product is MTDTDDEIVFGRKGALGTILLNRPKALNALTHEMVVAMHPQVRDWARDDGVKAVLIQGAGEKAFCAGGDIRKLYDEGRAGGQYPYDFYHDEYRLNADIHYYPKPWISFLNGIVMGGGCGVSIPGSHRIATENVMFAMPETGIGLFPDVGGSFFLSRCPGRVGEYLALTGARLKAADCLYAGVADHYVPAAKLEALATALEGTDGSHEHVGATIAGFVEDPGAAPLAEARDVIDRCFAGATVEEIVAALESEGGEWAAKQAKTIRAKSPTSSKVALRQVREGARRDFRDCMVMEWRMVNRIIAGHDFYEGTRATVVDKDQSPKWDPPTLEGVTDADVDAYFAPLEKGDLTFG
- a CDS encoding acyl-CoA dehydrogenase, producing the protein MTQALTEDQLAFQDAARSFAEAEMAPHAAKWDADKIFPEDTLRQAAALGFAGIYVGEAHGGSALTRLDAAIIFEELAAGCTSTAAYVSIHNMAAWMIDRFGGDAVREKFLPKLCTMEHFASYCLTEPGAGSDAASLKTKAVREGDEYVINGAKAFISGGGRADVYVTMVRTGEEGAGGVTCLAIPKDAPGISFGAQERKMGWNSQPTAMVLFDDCRVPVENRVGDEGQGFRIAMAGLDGGRINIGACSLGAARACLERTVDYVKDRKQFGRAIADFQNTQFRLADMATELEAARYMIRGAAAKLDADAPDKTQACAMAKRFATDAGFDICNQALQLHGGYGYLMDHPIERYLRDCRVHQILEGTNEIMRVVISRKLLDG